In uncultured Cohaesibacter sp., a genomic segment contains:
- a CDS encoding SUF system Fe-S cluster assembly protein produces the protein MAQTSAIPEAELERLTSEIVGALKTVYDPEIPADIYEIGLIYRVDIDDDRNVEIDMTLTAPGCPVAGEMPSWVENAVSSVAGVGVVKVNMVFDPPWTPDRMSEEAKIAINWY, from the coding sequence ATGGCGCAGACTTCGGCTATTCCCGAAGCCGAGCTGGAACGACTGACCTCCGAAATTGTCGGTGCTCTCAAGACGGTGTATGACCCCGAGATTCCCGCCGATATCTATGAGATTGGCCTGATCTATCGGGTTGATATTGATGATGATCGCAATGTCGAAATCGATATGACCCTGACCGCGCCGGGCTGTCCGGTGGCTGGTGAAATGCCGTCATGGGTGGAGAATGCTGTGAGTTCGGTTGCCGGTGTCGGTGTCGTCAAGGTCAATATGGTGTTTGATCCGCCATGGACACCGGACCGGATGAGCGAAGAGGCAAAGATTGCGATCAACTGGTACTGA